A single region of the Zootoca vivipara chromosome 2, rZooViv1.1, whole genome shotgun sequence genome encodes:
- the LOC118080949 gene encoding uncharacterized protein LOC118080949: MEREDETWNLQDPEKEEMPRNSSSESDQMVSAALAAATAAVAAITTVVGVQSRIFARLATRRKLLPRGRDDLAELEEMVENAASVRLRAVVESSIDSLKAMMCSCLFQSPAVLAGLIDELYIMERAFWVQPGRSEWWEKVVLPHWDDHLWRENFRMSRRTFTELCDRLRPVLERQTTNMRAPITVEKQLAIAVWKLATPDSYRSVAECFGVGRSTVSRIVMEVCQALYDVYHHVVQLAGAQEVMKGFAAKGFPHCIGVLDATHIPIIAPAHRATEYINSKGYYSMVLQVLVDHRGRFTDVYAGRSGKLPGARIFRGSPIFRAMNQGTFGPSVTMDMGGEQLKPVILGDPAYPLLAWLMTPYGGHLDARQQWFNNALASCHAVAESAFERLRGRWRCLLSRLDVRERYAPRVIVACCILHNICETRGEPLQEGWQEVVRSVSRSYQQPERQPVYAANPRAREIRDLLSTYMERKEQGKSD, encoded by the exons ATGGAGAGAGAAGATGAAACGTGGAACCTCCAGGACCCTGAGAAAGAGGAGATGCCAAGGAATAGCAGCTCAG AAAGCGATCAGATGGTGTCAGCAGCTCTCGCCGCCGCCACAGCTGCCGTGGCTGCCATCACGACCGTCGTGGGGGTCCAGTCGCGCATCTTTGCACGGCTGGCAACACGCCGGAAGCTTCTGCCGCGAGGGCGCGACGACCTGGCCGAGCTGGAGGAGATGGTGGAGAACGCTGCATCGGTGCGCCTCCGAGCGGTGGTGGAGTCGAGCATCGACTCTCTGAAGGCTATGATGTGCTCGTGCCTCTTCCAGTCGCCGGCTGTCCTGGCTGGCCTGATTGACGAGCTCTACATCAtggagagggccttctgggtgcaGCCGGGCCGCTCCGAATGGTGGGAGAAAGTGGTCCTGCCCCACTGGGACGACCATCTCTGGCGAGAGAACTTCCGGATGAGCAGGAGGACCTTCACGGAGCTGTGCGATCGGCTGAGGCCCGTCCTCGAGCGGCAGACCACCAACATGCGCGCTCCGATCACCGTCGAGAAGCAGCTGGCCATCGCCGTCTGGAAGCTGGCCACCCCGGATAGCTATCGCTCGGTGGCCGAGTGCTTTGGGGTGGGCCGCTCCACGGTCTCCAGGATCGTCATGGAAGTCTGCCAAGCGCTCTACGACGTCTACCACCACGTGGTCCAGCTGGCCGGTGCCCAGGAGGTGATGAAAGGCTTCGCTGCCAAGGGCTTCCCTCACTGCATCGGGGTCCTCgacgccacccacatccccatcATCGCCCCGGCGCACAGAGCCACCGAGTACATCAACAGCAAAGGCTACTACTCCATGGTCCTGCAGGTTCTGGTGGACCACAGAGGCAGGTTCACGGACGTCTATGCAGGGCGCTCCGGGAAGCTTCCCGGCGCCCGGATTTTCCGTGGGTCGCCCATCTTCCGCGCCATGAACCAAGGCACATTTGGTCCCAGCGTGACCATGGACATGGGGGGCGAGCAGCTGAAGCCGGTGATCCTCGGAGACCCCGCTTACCCGCTGCTGGCCTGGCTGATGACTCCGTACGGCGGGCACTTGGATGCCCGCCAACAGTGGTTCAACAACGCCCTCGCCAGCTGCCACGCGGTGGCAGAGTCCGCCTTCGAGCGCCTTCGGGGCCGCTGGCGCTGCCTGCTCTCCCGCCTGGACGTGAGGGAGCGCTACGCCCCCCGGGTCATTGTGGCCTGCTGCATCCTGCACAACATTTGCGAGACCAGAGGGGAGCCTCTCCAGGAAGGCTGGCAGGAAGTGGTCAGATCCGTCTCGCGGTCTTACCAGCAGCCAGAAAGGCAGCCAGTGTACGCAGCCAACCCCCGAGCGCGGGAGATCAGGGATCTTTTGAGCACGTACATGGAAAGGAAAGAGCAGGGGAAGTCGGACTGA
- the LOC118080947 gene encoding histone H2A-like yields MSGRGKTGGKARAKAKSRSSRAGLQFPVGRVHRLLRKGNYAERIGGGAPVYLAAVLEYLSAEILELAGNAARDNKKSRIVPRHLQLAVRNDEELNKLLGGVTIAQGGVLPNIHAVLLPKKTEALHSAASAKAASKPLTKAAKGTKVALKASTAPVAVQ; encoded by the coding sequence ATGTCCGGTCGCGGCAAGACAGGCGGCAAGGCGCGGGCCAAGGCCAAGTCCCGCTCTTCCAGGGCCGGCCTGCAGTTTCCCGTGGGCAGAGTCCATCGGCTGTTGCGCAAGGGAAACTACGCCGAGCGCATCGGCGGCGGAGCGCCCGTTTATTTGGCCGCTGTGCTCGAGTACCTCAGTGCAGAAATCCTGGAGCTGGCCGGCAACGCAGCCAGGGACAACAAGAAGAGCCGCATCGTCCCTCGGCACCTGCAGCTGGCGGTGCGCAACGACGAGGAGTTGAACAAGCTGCTGGGCGGAGTGACCATCGCGCAGGGCGGAGTCTTGCCCAACATCCACGCCGTCTTGCTGCCCAAGAAGACCGAAGCTCTGCATAGCGCGGCCAGCGCCAAGGCCGCGTCCAAGCCCCTGACCAAGGCGGCCAAAGGCACCAAAGTGGCCCTTAAGGCCAGCACCGCGCCCGTTGCAGTTCAGTAA